From a single Bradyrhizobium sediminis genomic region:
- the pgeF gene encoding peptidoglycan editing factor PgeF encodes MTLESPLLSAIPGLRHAFFTREGGVSGGIYGSLNGGVGSNDDPAHVEENRRRMAERLGVTPQHFLSVWQTHSPDVVVTTGPWQGEERPRADAIVTRTEGVAIGATAADCGPVLFVDPGARVIGAAHAGWKGALTGVLESTIEAMEKLGAERGRLIAAIGPMIRQPSYEVGGEFVERFIEADADHALFFIPSVRAGHSMFDLAGFIRMRLENAGVPMIDDTGIDTYSDQRFFSYRRSVHRGEPDYGRHVHSIALERE; translated from the coding sequence ATGACGCTGGAATCGCCGCTGCTCTCGGCCATTCCCGGCCTGCGCCACGCCTTCTTCACCCGCGAGGGCGGGGTGTCCGGCGGCATCTACGGCAGCCTCAACGGCGGCGTCGGCTCCAACGACGATCCCGCTCACGTCGAAGAAAATCGCCGCCGGATGGCGGAGCGATTGGGCGTCACGCCCCAACATTTTCTCAGCGTCTGGCAGACCCATTCGCCCGACGTCGTGGTCACCACAGGACCATGGCAGGGAGAGGAGCGGCCGCGCGCCGACGCCATCGTCACCCGCACCGAAGGCGTCGCCATCGGCGCCACCGCGGCCGACTGCGGACCGGTCCTGTTCGTCGACCCCGGCGCGCGCGTGATCGGTGCGGCGCATGCGGGGTGGAAGGGCGCGCTGACCGGCGTGCTGGAATCCACCATCGAGGCGATGGAAAAACTCGGCGCCGAGCGCGGCCGCCTGATCGCCGCCATAGGCCCGATGATCCGCCAGCCCTCTTACGAAGTCGGCGGCGAGTTCGTCGAGCGCTTCATCGAGGCCGACGCCGACCACGCGCTGTTCTTCATTCCCTCGGTACGCGCCGGCCATTCGATGTTCGACCTCGCCGGCTTCATCCGGATGCGGCTCGAAAATGCCGGCGTGCCTATGATCGACGACACCGGCATCGACACCTATTCCGACCAACGCTTCTTCAGCTACCGCCGCTCGGTGCATCGGGGCGAGCCGGACTACGGCCGGCATGTCCATTCGATCGCGCTGGAGCGGGAGTAG
- a CDS encoding 50S ribosomal protein L25/general stress protein Ctc, whose amino-acid sequence MATVKELKATTRPAGGKGAARAERRAGRVPGVIYGNNQPPVTISVEDAELRQRILAGRFLTTIYDIELEGKKHRVIPRDFHLDPVRDFPVHVDFMRLGEGATIRVSVPLHIQNAETAPGVKRGGTVNIVTHSIDLECSVDNIPQYIEADVSKLEISHSLHLSDVKLPTGVKSLSREDVTLVTIVPPSGYAEELKAAAAAAAGPAAAAAPGAAPAAGAAAAPAAGAAPAAGAKAPAAGAKAPAGGGDKKK is encoded by the coding sequence ATGGCGACCGTCAAGGAATTGAAGGCGACCACGCGTCCGGCAGGCGGCAAGGGGGCCGCACGGGCAGAGCGTCGCGCCGGGAGAGTGCCCGGAGTGATCTATGGCAACAACCAGCCCCCCGTGACCATTTCGGTCGAAGACGCCGAACTGCGCCAGCGCATCCTGGCCGGCCGGTTCCTCACCACGATTTACGACATCGAGCTCGAGGGCAAGAAGCACCGCGTGATTCCGCGCGACTTCCATCTCGATCCGGTGCGCGATTTTCCTGTTCATGTCGATTTCATGCGGCTCGGCGAAGGCGCCACCATCCGCGTCAGCGTTCCCCTGCACATCCAGAACGCCGAAACGGCGCCGGGCGTGAAGCGCGGCGGCACCGTCAACATCGTCACCCACTCCATCGACCTGGAATGCTCGGTCGATAACATCCCGCAATATATCGAAGCCGATGTCAGCAAGCTGGAAATCAGCCACTCGCTGCATCTGTCCGACGTCAAGCTGCCGACCGGTGTAAAGTCGCTGTCGCGCGAGGACGTGACGCTGGTGACCATCGTGCCGCCGTCCGGCTACGCCGAAGAACTCAAGGCCGCGGCTGCCGCTGCGGCCGGTCCGGCGGCTGCGGCTGCCCCAGGTGCCGCTCCGGCGGCCGGCGCTGCCGCTGCCCCGGCGGCGGGTGCCGCTCCCGCGGCGGGTGCCAAGGCTCCGGCGGCCGGCGCGAAGGCGCCTGCCGGCGGCGGCGACAAGAAGAAGTAA
- a CDS encoding MaoC family dehydratase — protein MRFFEDMEVGQRREVGSFTFTADAIKKFAAQFDPQRFHLDEEEGRKSLFGGLAASGWHVGSVCMKLLVTDGQSQAREAAARGETIAVWGPSPGFRELRWIRPVLAGDTVSFSSEIESLRTSEKRPEWGIVQARHTGTNQRGELVYSLLATAFVPRRNANS, from the coding sequence ATGCGCTTCTTCGAGGACATGGAGGTCGGGCAGCGGCGCGAGGTGGGATCGTTCACCTTCACCGCCGATGCAATCAAGAAATTCGCCGCGCAGTTCGATCCGCAGCGCTTTCATCTCGACGAGGAGGAAGGCAGGAAGTCGCTGTTCGGCGGGCTGGCCGCGTCGGGCTGGCACGTCGGATCGGTGTGCATGAAGCTGCTGGTGACCGACGGCCAGAGTCAGGCGAGGGAAGCCGCCGCGCGCGGCGAGACGATCGCGGTGTGGGGACCGTCGCCGGGCTTTCGCGAACTGCGCTGGATCAGGCCGGTGCTGGCCGGCGATACCGTCAGCTTCTCCAGCGAGATCGAATCGCTGCGGACCTCCGAGAAGCGGCCGGAATGGGGCATCGTGCAGGCCCGCCACACCGGCACCAACCAGCGCGGCGAACTGGTGTATTCGCTGCTGGCGACCGCCTTCGTGCCGCGCCGCAATGCGAATTCCTGA
- the ychF gene encoding redox-regulated ATPase YchF: protein MGFKCGIVGLPNVGKSTLFNALTETAAAQAANYPFCTIEPNVGEVAVPDPRLEKLAEAGKSAQIIPTRLTFVDIAGLVRGASKGEGLGNQFLATIREVDAIAHVVRCFEDSDITHVEGKIAPLADIETIETELMLADLDSLEKRIDNLTKKAKGNDKDAKEQLDLVNRALVLLREGKPARFLERKPEEERAFGMLGLLTSKPVLYVCNVEEGSAAKGNKFSQAVAEHAKKEGAVAVTISAKIESEIATLSREERAEFLETLGLEEAGLDRLIRAGYQLLDLITYFTVGPKETRAWTIHRGTKAPAAAAVIHTDFEKGFIRAETIAYTDYVTYGGEAGARDAGKLRLEGKEYVVADGDVMHFRFNT from the coding sequence ATGGGATTCAAATGCGGTATCGTCGGCTTGCCCAATGTCGGCAAATCGACGCTGTTCAATGCGCTGACGGAGACGGCGGCGGCGCAGGCGGCGAACTATCCGTTCTGCACCATCGAGCCGAATGTCGGAGAGGTCGCGGTGCCCGATCCCAGGCTCGAGAAGCTCGCCGAGGCCGGCAAGTCGGCGCAGATCATTCCGACCCGGCTGACCTTTGTCGATATCGCAGGCCTGGTGCGCGGCGCGTCGAAGGGCGAGGGCCTCGGCAACCAGTTTCTCGCCACCATCCGCGAGGTCGACGCGATCGCGCATGTGGTGCGCTGTTTCGAGGATTCCGACATTACCCATGTCGAAGGCAAGATCGCGCCGCTGGCTGACATCGAGACCATCGAGACCGAATTGATGCTCGCCGACCTCGACAGCCTGGAAAAGCGGATCGACAACCTCACCAAGAAGGCCAAGGGCAACGACAAGGACGCCAAGGAACAGCTCGATCTCGTCAACCGCGCGCTGGTGCTGCTGCGCGAAGGCAAGCCGGCGCGGTTTCTCGAGCGCAAGCCGGAGGAAGAGCGCGCCTTCGGCATGCTGGGATTGCTGACTTCAAAGCCGGTGCTCTACGTCTGCAACGTCGAGGAAGGCTCCGCGGCCAAGGGCAACAAGTTCTCGCAAGCCGTTGCCGAACACGCCAAGAAGGAGGGCGCGGTCGCCGTCACCATCTCCGCCAAGATCGAGTCGGAAATTGCGACGCTGTCGCGCGAGGAACGCGCGGAGTTTCTCGAGACGCTGGGCCTCGAGGAAGCCGGTCTCGACCGGCTGATCCGCGCCGGCTACCAGTTGCTCGACCTCATTACCTATTTCACCGTGGGCCCGAAGGAGACCCGGGCCTGGACCATCCACCGCGGCACCAAGGCGCCCGCCGCGGCTGCCGTGATCCATACCGACTTCGAAAAGGGTTTTATCCGCGCCGAAACCATCGCCTATACCGACTATGTGACGTATGGCGGTGAGGCCGGCGCCCGCGACGCCGGCAAGTTGCGGCTGGAAGGCAAGGAATACGTGGTCGCCGACGGCGACGTCATGCATTTCCGGTTCAATACCTGA
- the lgt gene encoding prolipoprotein diacylglyceryl transferase: MPFLTIAFPVFDPIAIAIGPIAIRWYALAYIGGIVLGWLYARALIKNEKLWGGPAPITLPQMDDFILWVTVGIILGGRTGYVLFYNLPFFIQHPAEIFELWKGGMSFHGGFLGCVAAVMLFCRRNGLPILSLGDITTAVGPIGLFLGRLANFINSELWGRPADASVPWAMVFPNGGPLPRHPSQLYEAGLEGIVLFTVLAVMIRFGALKRPGLILGSFIAIYALARITGEFFREPDPQLGFLWGGLTMGMLLSVPMIIAGAILIVVAWRRTPPARALKSNQATP, from the coding sequence ATGCCCTTTCTCACCATCGCATTCCCGGTGTTCGATCCGATCGCCATCGCGATCGGGCCGATCGCGATCCGCTGGTATGCGCTGGCCTATATCGGCGGCATCGTGCTGGGCTGGCTCTACGCCCGCGCGCTGATCAAAAACGAGAAATTGTGGGGCGGGCCGGCGCCGATCACGCTGCCGCAGATGGACGATTTCATCCTCTGGGTCACGGTCGGCATCATCCTCGGCGGCCGCACCGGCTACGTGCTGTTCTACAACCTGCCGTTCTTCATCCAGCATCCGGCCGAGATCTTCGAATTGTGGAAGGGCGGCATGTCGTTCCACGGCGGCTTCCTCGGCTGCGTTGCCGCGGTGATGCTGTTCTGCCGCAGGAACGGCCTTCCGATCCTGTCGCTCGGCGACATCACCACCGCGGTCGGACCGATCGGGCTGTTCCTCGGGCGGCTCGCCAATTTCATCAACAGCGAGTTGTGGGGCCGGCCGGCGGACGCCAGCGTGCCCTGGGCGATGGTGTTTCCCAATGGCGGGCCGCTGCCGCGCCATCCGAGCCAGCTCTACGAGGCCGGGCTCGAGGGAATCGTGCTGTTTACAGTGCTGGCGGTGATGATTCGCTTCGGCGCCCTGAAGCGGCCGGGCCTGATCCTCGGCAGCTTCATTGCGATCTACGCCTTGGCCCGCATCACCGGCGAGTTTTTCCGCGAACCCGACCCGCAGCTCGGATTTTTGTGGGGCGGGCTGACAATGGGTATGCTGCTGTCGGTGCCGATGATCATTGCCGGAGCGATCCTGATCGTGGTGGCATGGCGCCGTACGCCGCCGGCTCGAGCGTTGAAATCCAACCAGGCAACACCGTGA
- the pth gene encoding aminoacyl-tRNA hydrolase, with product MRLFVGLGNPGAKYAHNRHNIGFAVVDEIARRHGFAPWRRRFQGESAEGTLDHERVVLLKPTTFMNESGRAVQEAANFFKIAAGEIVVFQDELELPDGKVRVKVGGGIAGHNGLRSISSHIGNDYRRVRIGIGHPGIKELVHGHVLSDFAKSDRPWVEALCQAIADNAGLLATEKDSTFQNRVHLALQAKGFFGKEEGEK from the coding sequence ATGCGACTGTTTGTTGGGCTCGGCAATCCCGGCGCGAAATACGCGCATAACCGGCACAACATCGGCTTCGCAGTCGTCGATGAAATCGCGCGGCGTCATGGTTTTGCACCATGGCGCCGCCGTTTTCAGGGCGAGAGCGCGGAAGGCACGCTCGATCACGAACGCGTCGTCCTGCTCAAGCCCACAACCTTCATGAACGAGTCGGGACGGGCGGTTCAGGAGGCTGCGAATTTCTTCAAGATCGCGGCCGGCGAGATCGTCGTATTCCAGGATGAACTCGAACTGCCGGACGGCAAGGTGCGGGTCAAGGTCGGGGGCGGCATTGCCGGCCACAACGGCCTGCGCTCGATCTCCTCGCATATCGGCAACGATTATCGCCGGGTGCGGATCGGGATCGGCCACCCCGGCATCAAGGAACTGGTACACGGCCACGTGCTGTCGGATTTCGCCAAGAGCGACCGTCCCTGGGTCGAGGCGCTCTGCCAGGCGATTGCCGACAACGCCGGACTGCTCGCGACAGAAAAGGACTCGACGTTCCAGAACCGGGTGCATCTTGCGCTGCAAGCCAAGGGATTTTTCGGCAAGGAAGAAGGCGAAAAGTAA
- a CDS encoding class I SAM-dependent methyltransferase produces MPVWRYMELCLTHPKHGYYVSRDPLGREGDFTTAPEVSQMFGELLGLWAASVWKAIGSPPLLRLIELGPGRGTMMADALRALRVLPPLYQSLSIHLVEINPVLRDKQKSTLSGVRNIAWHESIDEVPEGPAVIFANEYFDVLPIHQVVKRETGWHERTVEIDDTGKLGFGAAPEPMPRFEVLLPPLVRAAPVGAVFEWRPDAEIMKIATRMRDQGGAALIIDYGHLRSDAGDTFQAIARHSFTDPLKNPGQADVTAHVDFQALVRAAEDLGARVHGPVPQGDFLKRLGIETRAVTLMAKASHEVSEDISGALKRLVGGGRGGMGSMFKVLAVSEPHLTDLAGFKDEPDARPDARAAQP; encoded by the coding sequence ATGCCGGTCTGGCGCTACATGGAACTGTGCCTGACGCATCCCAAGCACGGCTACTATGTTTCGCGCGATCCGCTCGGACGCGAGGGCGATTTCACCACCGCCCCCGAGGTGAGCCAGATGTTCGGCGAACTGCTCGGGCTGTGGGCGGCTTCGGTTTGGAAGGCGATCGGGTCGCCGCCGCTGCTGCGGCTGATCGAACTCGGGCCCGGCCGCGGCACCATGATGGCGGATGCGCTGCGCGCGCTGCGGGTTCTGCCGCCGCTCTATCAGTCGCTCAGCATCCATCTGGTCGAGATCAATCCGGTGCTGCGCGACAAGCAGAAGTCGACGCTGTCGGGCGTGCGCAACATCGCCTGGCACGAGAGCATCGACGAGGTGCCGGAAGGGCCCGCGGTGATCTTCGCCAACGAATATTTCGACGTGCTGCCGATCCACCAGGTGGTGAAGCGCGAGACCGGCTGGCACGAGCGCACCGTCGAAATCGACGACACCGGCAAACTGGGATTCGGCGCCGCGCCGGAGCCGATGCCGCGCTTCGAAGTCCTGCTGCCGCCGCTGGTGCGCGCCGCGCCGGTCGGCGCGGTGTTCGAGTGGCGGCCGGACGCCGAGATCATGAAAATCGCGACACGGATGCGCGACCAGGGCGGCGCCGCCCTGATCATCGACTACGGTCACCTGCGCAGCGACGCCGGCGATACCTTCCAGGCCATCGCCCGCCACAGCTTCACCGATCCCTTGAAGAATCCAGGCCAGGCCGACGTCACCGCCCATGTCGATTTCCAGGCGCTGGTGCGCGCCGCCGAGGACCTCGGCGCACGCGTCCACGGCCCGGTGCCGCAGGGCGATTTCCTGAAGCGGCTCGGCATCGAAACCCGCGCGGTGACCCTGATGGCGAAGGCCTCTCATGAGGTCTCCGAGGACATCTCCGGCGCGCTGAAGCGGCTGGTCGGCGGCGGCCGCGGCGGCATGGGATCGATGTTCAAGGTGCTCGCGGTATCGGAACCCCACCTCACCGATCTCGCGGGATTCAAGGACGAGCCGGACGCCAGGCCCGACGCCAGGGCGGCGCAGCCATGA
- a CDS encoding MaoC family dehydratase, whose translation MTLSFEDFPPGHFGTFGPRHVTREEVLAFAAEFDPQPMHLDEEAASRSMLKGLSASGWHLCSITMRMMFDGFIGRTASLGSPGVNELRWLAPLRPGDDITLDVEVAEARVSKSRPETGIVTFKAVARNATGLQLCEWISPIIVRRRDSAAGQTD comes from the coding sequence ATGACACTCAGCTTCGAAGATTTCCCGCCCGGCCATTTCGGGACATTCGGCCCGCGCCACGTTACGCGCGAGGAGGTCCTTGCCTTTGCCGCGGAATTCGACCCGCAGCCCATGCACCTGGACGAAGAGGCCGCCTCGCGCTCGATGCTCAAGGGCCTCTCGGCCTCGGGCTGGCACCTGTGCTCGATCACCATGCGCATGATGTTCGACGGCTTCATCGGCCGCACCGCGTCGCTGGGCTCGCCCGGCGTCAATGAACTGCGCTGGCTGGCGCCGCTCCGGCCGGGCGACGACATCACGCTGGATGTCGAGGTCGCGGAGGCCAGGGTTTCCAAGAGCCGGCCGGAGACCGGCATCGTGACGTTCAAGGCCGTGGCGCGCAACGCGACCGGGCTGCAATTGTGCGAATGGATATCGCCGATCATCGTGCGTCGGCGCGACTCCGCGGCGGGGCAGACGGACTGA
- a CDS encoding dienelactone hydrolase family protein, whose product MIDQQIEIPTKDGHTTTFISHPERGGPFPVIIFYMDAPAIREELRDMARRLATSGYYVMLPNLYYRSGVMEIGPIPPDPDAPERKRMFGFMNSINIPLVMEDTAALLAYADKQPAANAKIVGTVGYCMSGRYSINAATHFPDRVKAAASIYGTHLATDQPDSPHLAASKTKAELYFGCAETDIYAPQEIIDKVMASMKGANAEVEIYPGTHHGFAFPKRPVYNRDAAERHWERLLALYRRNLSK is encoded by the coding sequence ATGATCGACCAGCAGATCGAGATTCCGACCAAAGATGGCCACACCACCACCTTCATCAGCCATCCCGAACGCGGCGGCCCGTTTCCCGTCATCATCTTCTACATGGACGCCCCGGCGATCCGCGAGGAACTGCGCGACATGGCGCGCCGGCTGGCCACGTCGGGTTATTACGTGATGCTGCCGAACCTGTATTACCGCTCCGGCGTCATGGAAATCGGGCCGATACCGCCGGACCCCGACGCGCCCGAGCGCAAGCGCATGTTCGGGTTCATGAACTCGATCAACATTCCCCTGGTCATGGAAGATACCGCCGCGCTGCTCGCCTACGCCGACAAGCAGCCGGCCGCGAACGCGAAGATCGTCGGCACCGTCGGCTACTGCATGAGCGGCCGCTATTCCATCAACGCCGCGACGCATTTCCCGGACCGGGTCAAGGCGGCGGCCTCGATCTACGGAACGCATCTGGCCACCGACCAGCCCGACAGCCCGCATCTCGCCGCCAGCAAGACCAAGGCCGAGCTTTATTTCGGCTGCGCCGAAACCGACATCTACGCGCCGCAGGAGATCATCGACAAGGTGATGGCATCGATGAAGGGCGCCAATGCCGAGGTCGAAATCTATCCCGGCACCCATCATGGTTTCGCGTTTCCGAAGCGGCCGGTCTATAATCGCGACGCGGCCGAACGGCACTGGGAACGGCTGCTGGCGCTGTATCGCCGCAACCTCTCAAAGTAA
- a CDS encoding accessory factor UbiK family protein produces the protein MTQTSNRFFDEIGRLMNDAAGAAQGVKREVDTVVRNQAEKILRDLDIVKREEFEAVKDMARLAREENEVLKARIAVLEAKLGVSQ, from the coding sequence ATGACCCAGACCAGCAATCGGTTCTTCGACGAGATCGGGCGTCTGATGAACGACGCTGCCGGCGCCGCCCAGGGCGTCAAGCGCGAGGTCGACACCGTGGTCCGCAATCAGGCCGAGAAAATCCTGCGCGACCTCGACATCGTCAAGCGCGAGGAGTTCGAGGCGGTCAAGGACATGGCCCGGCTGGCGCGCGAGGAAAACGAGGTGCTGAAGGCCCGCATCGCCGTGCTGGAAGCCAAGCTCGGCGTCTCCCAGTAG
- a CDS encoding ribose-phosphate pyrophosphokinase, with the protein MSAKNGSIKLVAGNSNPALAQEIANWLHLPLTKATVRRFADMEIFVEIQENVRGSDVFIIQSTSFPANDHLMELLIITDALRRASARRITAVIPYFGYARQDRKVGSRSPISAKLVANLITRAGVDRVMTLDLHAGQIQGFFDIPTDNLYASPVMVRDIKERFDLANVMVVSPDVGGVVRARGLAKRINTPLAIIDKRRERAGESEVMNVIGDAAGFTCILIDDIVDSGGTLVNAADALLANGAKDVYAYISHGVLSGGAAARIAGSRLKELVITDSILPTEAVTKAPNIRTLSIAPLIAEAIARTASEESVSSLFD; encoded by the coding sequence ATGTCGGCCAAGAACGGCTCCATCAAGCTCGTCGCCGGCAATTCCAATCCTGCGCTGGCCCAGGAAATCGCCAACTGGCTGCACCTGCCGCTGACCAAGGCCACTGTCCGCCGCTTCGCCGACATGGAAATCTTCGTCGAGATCCAGGAAAACGTCCGCGGCTCCGACGTCTTCATCATCCAGTCGACGTCGTTTCCCGCCAACGACCATCTGATGGAACTCCTGATCATCACCGACGCGCTGCGCCGGGCTTCCGCGCGCCGCATCACCGCCGTGATCCCCTATTTCGGCTATGCCAGGCAGGACCGCAAAGTCGGTTCGCGTTCGCCGATCTCGGCCAAGCTGGTGGCCAATCTGATCACCCGCGCCGGCGTCGACCGCGTCATGACGCTCGACCTGCACGCCGGCCAGATCCAGGGCTTCTTCGACATTCCGACCGACAACCTCTACGCCTCGCCGGTGATGGTGCGCGACATCAAGGAACGCTTCGACCTCGCCAACGTCATGGTGGTGTCGCCCGACGTCGGCGGCGTGGTGCGCGCCCGCGGCCTCGCCAAGCGCATCAACACGCCGCTCGCCATCATCGACAAGCGCCGCGAGCGCGCCGGCGAATCCGAAGTCATGAACGTGATCGGCGATGCCGCAGGCTTCACCTGCATCCTGATCGACGACATCGTGGATTCCGGCGGCACGCTGGTGAACGCCGCCGATGCGCTGCTCGCCAACGGCGCCAAGGATGTCTACGCCTACATCTCCCATGGCGTGCTGTCGGGCGGCGCCGCCGCCCGCATCGCCGGCTCCCGGCTGAAGGAGCTCGTGATCACCGACTCGATCCTGCCGACCGAGGCGGTCACCAAGGCGCCCAACATCCGCACACTGTCGATCGCCCCGCTGATCGCGGAAGCCATCGCCCGCACCGCGTCGGAAGAGTCGGTGTCGAGCCTGTTCGACTAG
- a CDS encoding nuclear transport factor 2 family protein: MTEHSLWRFSRALHRAINERRYEDLEALIDEDVDWAIYGPIDMFPFLGARRGREAVIEVIRQIAENVRVHRFDRETIMLGEESASSMLRYSLTMLDSLKPISLRIAHFAQFRAGRLFNLRVLVDTFDLVEQALGRPIHLPKMASFA, encoded by the coding sequence ATGACAGAGCACAGCCTCTGGCGTTTTTCGCGTGCGTTGCATCGCGCGATCAATGAACGCCGGTACGAAGACCTCGAGGCCTTGATCGACGAAGATGTCGACTGGGCGATCTATGGCCCGATCGACATGTTTCCCTTTCTCGGCGCGCGCCGCGGCAGGGAAGCCGTGATCGAGGTCATCAGGCAGATCGCGGAAAACGTCCGGGTCCACCGCTTCGATCGCGAGACGATCATGCTCGGGGAAGAATCGGCGTCCTCGATGCTGCGCTATTCGCTGACGATGCTGGATTCGCTCAAACCGATCAGCCTGCGGATCGCGCATTTCGCGCAATTCAGGGCCGGCCGGCTGTTCAACCTCCGGGTTCTCGTCGACACCTTCGACCTGGTGGAGCAGGCGCTCGGCCGTCCGATCCATCTGCCGAAGATGGCGTCGTTCGCCTGA
- a CDS encoding DUF4282 domain-containing protein, which translates to MFEFRDLFQWDRFITPTIIKTFYWLVIGLIALFGISGIFSGLAAMAISPFGGFIVLLSSIASVVVGVIFSRIAAEFILIVFRINEHLGAIRDQGQMH; encoded by the coding sequence ATGTTTGAATTTCGGGATCTGTTTCAGTGGGACCGCTTCATCACGCCCACGATCATCAAGACCTTCTACTGGCTGGTGATCGGCTTGATTGCGCTGTTCGGCATTTCCGGCATTTTCTCAGGCCTGGCCGCGATGGCGATCAGCCCGTTCGGCGGCTTCATCGTGCTGTTGTCCTCGATCGCCAGCGTCGTCGTCGGGGTGATCTTTTCGCGCATCGCCGCGGAATTCATCCTGATCGTATTCCGCATCAACGAGCACCTCGGCGCGATCCGCGATCAGGGCCAGATGCATTAG
- a CDS encoding nuclear transport factor 2 family protein, with protein sequence MVEHLNRQRLLNLLDGYYSGDIEGSLARLSDDIDYIAAAPIDILPHLGHRRGKAEIRKMWQTVHARYSSMRYELPFIVAEGDKVATLIRAFFRKSDSDRVVQFDIAVFFTFRDGLITHIREVIDSFDLVQQVLERDVAAVLAETKPKKT encoded by the coding sequence ATGGTCGAGCATCTCAACCGGCAGCGCCTGCTGAACCTGCTCGACGGCTATTACTCCGGCGACATCGAGGGCTCGCTGGCCCGCCTGAGCGACGACATCGATTACATCGCGGCCGCGCCGATCGATATCCTGCCGCATCTCGGCCACCGCCGCGGCAAGGCTGAAATCAGGAAGATGTGGCAGACCGTCCACGCCCGCTATTCCAGCATGCGCTACGAACTGCCCTTCATCGTCGCCGAAGGCGACAAGGTCGCGACGCTCATTCGCGCATTCTTCCGCAAGAGCGACAGCGACCGGGTCGTGCAATTCGACATCGCGGTCTTCTTCACCTTTCGTGACGGTCTGATCACGCATATCCGCGAAGTGATCGATTCCTTCGACCTGGTTCAACAGGTGCTGGAACGCGACGTCGCTGCCGTGCTGGCTGAAACCAAGCCCAAGAAGACCTGA